One stretch of Numenius arquata chromosome 8, bNumArq3.hap1.1, whole genome shotgun sequence DNA includes these proteins:
- the ST3GAL2 gene encoding CMP-N-acetylneuraminate-beta-galactosamide-alpha-2,3-sialyltransferase 2 encodes MKCSLRFCFLSTAFLLVFVMSLLFTYSHHSIAYLDPGGLGGIHRVKLVPGYAGMQRLSKGGPYPPRGCACRRCPPEEAGAADWFDGRYDSTISPVWTKENMDLPPDVQRWWMMLQPQFKSHNTHEVLSKLFQIVPGEDPYRSRDPRRCRRCAVVGNSGNLRGSGYGPEIDGHDFVMRMNQAPTVGFEGDVGGRTTHHFMYPESAKNLPANVSFVLVPFKTLDLLWIASALSTGQIRFTYAPVKPFLRVDKEKVQIYNPAFFKYIHDRWTEHHGRYPSTGMLVLFFALHVCDEVNVFGFGADSRGNWHHYWENNRYAGEFRKTGVHDADFEAHIIDMLAKTSKIEVYRGN; translated from the exons ATGAAGTGCTCGTTGCGCTTCTGCTTCCTCTCGACCGCCTTCCTCCTCGTCTTCGTCATGTCCCTCCTCTTCACCTACTCCCACCACAGCATCGCCTACCTGGACCCCGGCGGGCTGGGCGGCATCCACCGGGTGAAGCTGGTGCCTGGTTATGCCGGCATGCAGCGGCTCAGCAAGGGGGGGCcgtaccccccccggggctgcgcctgccgccgctgcccccccgAGGAGGCCGGGGCCGCTGACTGGTTTGACGGGCGCTACGACAGCACCATCTCCCCGGTGTGGACCAAGGAGAACATGGACCTGCCCCCCGACGTCCAGAGGTGGTGGATG ATGCTGCAGCCCCAGTTCAAGTCCCACAACACCCACGAGGTCCTGAGCAAGCTCTTCCAGATCGTGCCGGGCGAGGATCCCTACCGCTCCCGcgacccccgccgctgccgccgctgtgCCGTGGTTGGCAACTCGGGCAACCTGCGGGGCTCTGGCTACGGGCCCGAGATCGACGGGCACGACTTCGTCATGCG gatGAATCAGGCCCCAACGGTGGGTTTCGAGGGCGACGTGGGCGGCCGGACCACGCACCACTTCATGTACCCCGAGAGTGCCAAGAACCTGCCCGCCAACGTCAGCTTCGTGCTGGTGCCCTTCAAAACCCTGGACCTCCTCTGGATCGCCAGTGCCCTCTCCACCGGCCAGATCAGGTT CACCTACGCGCCCGTGAAGCCTTTTCTGCGGGTGGACAAAGAAAAG gtGCAGATCTACAACCCTGCCTTCTTCAAGTACATCCACGACCGCTGGACGGAGCACCACGGGCGCTACCCCTCCACCGGCATGCTGGTGCTCTTCTTCGCCCTCCATGTCTGCGACGAG GTGAACGTCTTCGGGTTCGGAGCCGACAGCCGGGGCAACTGGCACCACTACTGGGAGAACAACCGCTACGCCGGGGAGTTTCGGAAGACGGGGGTGCACGACGCCGACTTCGAGGCCCACATCATCGACATGCTGGCCAAAACCAGCAAGATCGAGGTTTACCGGGGAAACTGA
- the FCSK gene encoding L-fucose kinase, giving the protein MAAEWSVLLLTCQPGGCVSAFQRELEARRLRGSLGPRPPPLLLAVEDPWARLGSGGATLNALLVAAEHLSARAGCTVVSSDVLREARILILHMGRDFSFDDCGRAFTCLPVEEPGAPAEALVCNLDSLLGTMTHRLCVGSPPGVWVCSTDMLLTVPSAPGINWDGFQGVRVIAVPGSQAYARNHGVYLTDEQGLVRDIIYKGTEAQIQQCAGPDSTVPLVCGVVFFSSDAAEQLLATHVIPPLDACTYMGLDSGAPPIQLSLFFDIVLCMAGGVTEEEFLKGGGDTNVRSARSVLWTALRTFPLSMACIPGASYDYMTTSASDHIRSLTLLPSSASHLRFCKTAHSHVDQPCLLGDGSSVINCLLEGAVRLAAGSVIQHCHLQGPLEIGPGCLLSGLSAGSSPALQGCPLRDLVLQGHHIRLRDLSCHVFTLTGRLDDWQSPAEEATYLNVPWAEFFHRTGIREGDLWDAELPRRSCCLLNARLFPVLHACEALGLEDVLWLLAPGAAAASERLARWRAAWRMSWQELLPCLDKAAELDARRALFFLQGQRKVRRVLLGRQDSSLLPLARSAVHEGYHEAVLGTLDEVASTAGDAGIAARALACIAEVLGCMAGGEGGLRSGPAANREWALAFGRLESGDIAGGVRELATERQKWMSRPALLVRAARHYEGAEQILVRQAVMSSCQFVTVGQAELPPMGHWVQVVCPARLDFSGGWSDTPPITYEHGGAVVDLAVLVDGCRPIGARVRRIGQPELRLVSLGGTPQGEAAVELVCRELEDLRDYCQPHAPGALLKAAFICTQVVQFPSQKPLRAQLMENFGGGFEVHTWSKLPHGSGLGTSSILAGAVMASLYRAAGKAASTESLIHAVLHLEQRLTTGGGWQDQVGGLVPGIKIGRSKAQLPLRVEVEEIPVPDGFTQTLNDHLLLVYTGKTRLARNLLQDVVRNWYARLPSAVQNADALVSNAEECAQALRQGNLSLVGKCLDRYWQQKKCMAPGCEPLAVGRMMDALRPHVYGQCLAGAGGGGFLYVLTKAPRQKEALHQILAKTEGLGNFSIHSIQVDMGGFSVEVMGRDPKDAAHLREEVAV; this is encoded by the exons ATGGCGGCGGAGTGGAGCGTTCTCCTCCTCACCTGTCAGCCCGGCGGCTGCGTCTCCGCCTTCCAGCGAG AACTGGAGGCCCGCCGGCTGAGGGGCAGCCTGGGCCCGCGGCCCCCCCCGCTCCTCCTGGCCGTGGAGGACCCCTGGGCCCGcctgggcagcggcggggccACCCTCAACGCCTTGCTGGTGGCGGCCGAGCACCTCAGCGCCCGGGCAGGCTGTACG gTAGTGAGCTCCGACGTCCTGAGGGAAGCCCGCATCCTCATCCTGCACATG GGCCGTGACTTCTCCTTCGACGACTGTGGCCGAGCCTTCACCTGCCTGCCCGTGGAGGAGCCCGGTGCCCCGGCCGAAGCTCTGGTCTGCAACCTGGACAGCCTGCTGGGGACCATGACACACCGG CTCTGCGTGGGCTCCCCACCCGGCGTGTGGGTCTGCAGCACCGACATGCTCCTCACCGTGCCCTCGGCACCAG GGATCAACTGGGACGGCTTCCAGGGTGTCAGAGTGATCGCGGTGCCTGGGAGCCAGGCATATGCCAGGAACCATGGGGTCTACCTCACCGATGAGCAG GGGCTGGTGCGCGACATTATCTACAAAGGCACGGAGGCTCAGATCCAGCAGTGTGCGGGGCCTGACAGCACTGTCCCACTG GTCTGCGGGGTGGTTTTCTTCTCCTCGGATGCCGCTGAGCAGCTTCTGGCCACCCACGTCATCCCTCCTCTGGATGCCTGCACCTACATGGGGCTGGACTCGGGGGCACCACCCATCCAG ctctccctcttcTTCGACATCGTGCTgtgcatggcagggggggtgacggaggaggagttcctgaagGGTGGCGGTGACACCAATGTGAGGAGCGCCCGCTCCGTGCTGTGGACAGCTCTCCGCACCTTCCCCCTTAGCATGG CCTGCATCCCCGGTGCGTCCTACGACTACATGACCACCTCTGCGAGCGACCACATCCGCAGCTTGAcgctcctgcccagctctgccagccacCTCCGCTTCTGCAAAACAGCCCATTCCCATGTGGAC CAGCCTTGTCTCCTGGGGGACGGCTCTTCGGTCATCAACTGCCTGCTGGAAGGAGCCGTGCGGCTGGCGGCCGGCAGCGTCATCCAGCACTGTCACCTCCAG GGTCCCCTTGAGATCGGTCCAGGCTGCCTCCTCTCGGGCCTCTCTGcaggctcctcaccagccctgcagggctgtcccctgcGTGACCTTGTCCTGCAGGGCCACCACATCCGGCTGCGTGACCTGTCCTGCCATGTGTTCACTCTCACTGGCCGCCTCGACGACTGGCAG agccctgctgaaGAGGCCACCTACCTGAACGTGCCCTGGGCTGAATTTTTCCATCGGACGGGCATACG GGAAGGGGACCTTTGGGACGCCGAGCTGCCACggaggagctgctgcctgcttAACGCTCGGCTCTTCCCGGTGCTGCACGCCTGTGAGGCACTGGGGCTGGAGGACGTGCTGTGGCTGCTGGCCCCGGGGGCGGCAGCGGCCAGCGAGCGGCTGGCACGTTGGCGGGCAGCCTGGCGCAtgtcctggcaggagctgctgccttgTCTAGACAAGGCGGCCGAGCTGGACGCCCGCCGGGCCCTCTTCTTCCTGCAGGGCCAGCGCAAGGTGCGGCGGGTGCTGCTGGGGCGCCAGGACAGCAGCCTCCTGCCGCTGGCCCGCAGCGCCGTCCATGAGGGCTACCACGAGGCTGTGCTGGGCACGCTGGACGAGG TTGCCTCCACGGCTGGTGATGCTGGCATTGCAGCCCGGGCGCTCGCCTGCATCGCTGAGGTCCTGGGCTGcatggcaggaggggaagggggcttGCGGAGCGGGCCCGCTGCCAACAGGGAGTGGGCCTTGGCTTTCGGGCGCCTGGAGAGCGGGGACATTGCCGGTGGTGTCCGGGAGCTGGCCACTGAGCGGCAGAAGTGGATGAGCAG GCCGGCTCTGCTGGTGAGAGCGGCTCGGCATTATGAGGGGGCCGAGCAGATCCTCGTGCGGCAGGCGGTGATGTCCTCCTGCCAGTTTGTCACCGTGGGACAAGCGGAGCTGCCACCCATGGGGCATTGGGTGCAGGTGGTGTGTCCAGCCCGCCTGGACTTCTCCG GCGGCTGGAGCgacaccccccccatcacctATGAGCACGGCGGGGCTGTGGTGGACCTGGCGGTGCTGGTGGACGGGTGCCGGCCCATCGGCGCCCGGGTGCGGCGCATCGGCCAGCCGGAGCTGCGCCTGGTCAGCCTGGGCGGGACGCCGCAGGGGGAGGCGGCGGTGGAGCTGGTGTGCCGGGAGCTGGAGGACTTGCGGGATTACTGCCAGCCGCACGCCCCAG GAGCCTTGCTCAAAGCTGCCTTCATCTGCACCCAGGTCGTGCAGTTCCCCTCGCAGAAACCCCTGCGGGCCCAGCTGATGGAGAATTTCGGGGGCGGGTTTGAGGTGCACACTTGGTCCAAGCTGCCCCACGGGTCTGGCCTCG gcaccagcagcatcctggcgGGAGCGGTGATGGCATCGCTGTACCGGGCGGCCGGGAAAGCTGCCAGCACCGAGTCGCTCATCCACGCCGTGCTGCACCTGgagcagaggctgacgacag GCGGTGGTTGGCAGGACCAGGTGGGGGGGCTCGTGCCCGGCATCAAAATTGGGAGGTCGAAGGCGCAGCTGCCGCTCAGGGTGGAGGTGGAAGAGATTCCGGTGCCCGATGGTTTTACCCAGACCCTCAACGACCACTTGCTGCTGGTGTACACGGGGAAGACTCGCCTGGCACGTAACCTGCTCCAG GACGTGGTGAGGAACTGGTACGCCAGGCTGCCCTCCGCCGTGCAGAATGCTGATGCGCTGGTGAGCAACGCCGAGGAGTGCGCCCAGGCCTTGAGGCAAG GTAACCTGTCGCTCGTGGGCAAGTGTCTGGACCGCTACTGGCAGCAGAAGAAATGCATGGCCCCAGGGTGCGAGCCGCTGGCCGTGGGGCGCATGATGGATGCTCTCCGTCCCCACGTCTATGGGCAGTGCCTGGCAGGGGCTGGCGGTGGCGGCTTCCTTTACGTCTTAACCAAAGCCCCTCGGCAGAAAGAGGCTTTGCACCAAATTCTAGCAAAAACCGAG ggACTGGGCAATTTCAGCATCCACAGCATCCAAGTGGACATGGGAGGTTTCTCTGTGGAGGTCATGGGACGTGATCCCAAGGATGCCGCTCacctcagggaggaggtggctgtgtGA